The following nucleotide sequence is from Sphaeramia orbicularis chromosome 24, fSphaOr1.1, whole genome shotgun sequence.
TGAGGCACTGAGAGGCAGGACAATCGACAGGTGAACCTCAGCGGCGTTCAGCTGGTCTCAGACGGAGGGATCGCTCTCATTGTAACATTCAAAtccacggtgtgtgtgtgtgtgtgtgtgggggggggggggggggtcacacaaTGTGCTGTGACGTGTGCTGACAACATACACAATGAGAAAACTTACAGTCAATGTGTACATCTATGACTGTTTTAGATTTACATATTCACTTCGCTGTCACATGACCTCACACATAACGGCTGTAAATAAAGTCTATTTACATTTCAAGTCCACATCGGCTTAAAAATGAGCTTTTCAAGGGGCAATTTGTAATATACTTTTTGTACTCAAAGTAACCAACAGACTGTAGCAGTGAAACAGTTGGGACACCCTCATGTTCTGTTGCAGAGATCTACATTAGTCTGCAGAACTGTTCATATTTCAACTTTCCTTCTTAGCGTTTCTCATCTGTTACCTTTAATAGAAGTATTCTAAGTATTTGTAAtctatttttttaaacaattgaCTATTATCAAGAATGTGAAAAGGCAACCGTTTTGAAAACTGAATGCTCTGTACTTGTATTGACACTAAAACagtctagtgcacaggtgtcaaacatgcggcccaggggccaaaaccggcccaccaaagggtccaatctggcccctgggatgaatttgtgaaatgcaaaaattgcactgacaatattaacaatcaaggatgttagaatcattttaggtcaattcaatctcaagtgggtcagaaccagtaaaatactatcataataacctataaataatgacaactacaaatttttctctttgttgtagtgtaaaaaaaaaagtaaaattgcacaaaaatgtttacatttacagactagccttgtacaaaaaatgtgaaaaacctgaaaattcttaagaaaatgaagtgcaatttgaacaatattctgcctcttacaaaacgttttgtgtatttgtagatccactgtgatctgtaagttgtgatgcatatgtataaataaatgatgaactgaggcagaatattgttaaaattgcactgatttttcttaagaattttcaggttcatatttgttcatgttatgttcaagtacagttcgtagatgtaaacattttcattacagaattggacttttttcactcaaaaatggagaaaaaaaactttagagttgacattatttatcagttcttatcctattgttattattttacaggtccggcccactttagatcagattaggctgaatgtggccccccaactaaaatgagtttgacacccctggtctagtttaATCCAAAACGTACGActcacttttttcatttttgcaattTAAAAGCAACAACAGCTAAAACTCTTGCAAAGCAGCGATTATCAGCAGCCACTCTGCTCCCTTCAGGAAACGACATTAAACACCAAATCCAAATGGGTGTCAGAAATGAGAGTTCCTGCTGCTGTTGCTCTGAACCACAGCTCTGCTGGACACTCTACCCGTTCTTCCACACTGACACGTTTCTTACGCAGCTATAGCGATGGTGACTCCCCACTGTTCTAATAAACTGCCGCCCCCTTCTGCTGATACTTGGAGTTAACTTTTGAATCTTCATTTTAACAAACTGCCCCTTTACTGCTGAAAACTTTCCATAAAAATCACATAATTTCTGTAACACACGACAGTTTCCCCCAGGAATAATAAAGTATTGGGATTCTGAACCTTTATAAAGAACAGATACTTCATGGATGGGATCGGACAAAAAAAGTGTCAGAAGGGTTAATAAATACATGTGTTTTAAAATCCCATTATAAGTGCTCTTTCAGGTTATTTCTGGGAGATTTGTGAAAGTTTATTGAATTTCTTAATTAGTCTTCTTGACCAATCGGAGCGCAGGAGTTTGTGTCTTCCTGTTCACACACATTCTGCTCAGTATGTGAAAGCCACAGTGTCTGCACAACTCACACCACATCCCATGAACTTCATTTATCAAACTGCTTTCTTTCTTCTCCGCTCTCATGTGACTGAATCTGTGGGATTCGCATGCACTGACATTACACGACAAACTGAGTTAAGTCAGTTTAACGTCTTTAAACGGACTTTAGTGCCTCTTTAGTGTGGGAGCCTCCCCTCTGTTTGTAGACTCATGTGCTCAGAGAGGAAATCAAAGTGAAAAACCAAAACCTAGTGGTTCGCGTAAGGGAGGGAAAGCTAGCCAAAAAATGTACAACAGTATCCAGAACAAAGAAGAGCAAACTGAGAGAAAGGGAGCTGGATGAGTGGAGCTTCATTCACggtttcttctcttcctcctctgcttCTACTTCTATGTTCTCCAGCAGAGTGTGCTTCTCCTCCTCTGGCAACAAAGTAACAGGGTTTATGTGGAAAATGTGCCtggaaaacaagaaaagaaacccAGCTCAGTGAAGGTGCATTTAAAGGGGCGTGGCGGTGCCGTGCTGAAGCCCAGGCAGAtccaatcaaatcaaagtttattcatatagcgccaaatcataccaaaagttatctcatgatgctttacatatcgagttggtcgaaaccagactctaagccacaggagtcaaactcattttacttcagttccacattcagctaaatgtgatctgcagtgggccgaaccagtaaaataataacagaataacatagaaataatgtcaactccaaacttttctctgttttagagcaaaaaaagttaatttatatcatgaaaaggtttacatctgcaaactatcctttcaaaagatgtgaataacatgaagaaactgaaaaaataagtgtaattttaacaatattctgcctcagtttctcatttacacatgtacattagaacttacagatcacagtggatctacaaacacacaaaacatttaataccaggcagaatattggtaaaattgcacttacttctctgaagacatttcaggttattcacattttttgcaaaattattattatttacatttacaaacagaaacatttggagttttcattatttatgttattatgattgtattttactgctcctgcccacttgagattgaattagtctgaatgtggaacctgaactaaaaggattgttcatatcttagtgtaatttttgtatttcacaaattcatccaaagggctggactggaccctttggagggccggatttggcccccgggccgcatgtttgacacctgtggtttagagctTCAAAGGGATTTGATTGTTGTATGTTGCActataataaacattaaaaaacattcacagcattttttttttaaattttgaattatacatttacataaacatgtacttagacataaggaaccacacaggcACAATACAAAAactaattatacaacaaacctacagacctattaacataaaaaaagaaaaaaaaacacaacaacaaaataaataatattatcgaCTCCTCTttccaatgctcagggctgattaagagttaatataatgtaaactaaaaacacatttctccatcaagagaacataggagacagcaggacactgttgttgacagtatttcagttgttttcagttttttgagaaaaaggattccattgttgataaaacaaattaatttgtccatgaaCAGAATATtcacagcattaaagaaaatctgTGCCACCGTTCTGCTCTAGACCTGTGTTTATAACCGTACTGCTGTAACGATgtgtaagtgatttttttttttttttaacttatattttattgttccctgggccgcatgtttgacacctgtggtctaagccagtttacagaaacccaacagaatcctccaggatcagACTCACTTGTGTTCACAGGTCGGAAAGAACAAGTCCAGGATCTTGACGATGACGGCTGATCCAACAACGCCGATCACCACCACCCACATGACCAGGAAGAAGAGCGGCAGGGACTCGGAGCAGAAGTGCCTCAGACGGTCCCGGACCTGCTCCACCCACTGGCACATGGCCTGGAGTCAGGACGCAAACACATGGACACGTTAGCAAAACGCTTCCACAGCTGCAATACGTCATGGAAACAACTGTACAAGAATGTTAACAACAGAGCGGAAACGATTAAACGACctgaatcgattaaaaaaaattatctggttataattttcctgaatcaaagctttgtttccttaattttgctgctgataaacatcggctccactgttgtttcacacagatgcttattaTGACgtacatgacaccaggatcaacacaaacaacatagagtgtagctcagaagagatgagAACAAAATGGCAGAAAATGTCTTTGTTGACTTTTCTACATTGgatccatcacttactccttcaAACTTTGacgctttaacacaaacattaaaaatatgagtatgtatttgtttcagttggatgttagttccatgttcagttgttataagttggatctagggatgtaacgattaccggtataacgataaaccgtggtaaaggTTGCCaaaggttagtattaccatttaaattctaattatcatgataaccgtgtttgattacagcagaaaacgcccatgtaaagatctgcttttatgtcaaatatataagtatagttttaatttattacaattttaatttaatatgcctaatatttggaaccaatattcacttttaaagtctttgaaaaggttcgttaagcatctgtgtgttatttaagcaataaattatatacatttttcaaattggattttatatatttttgtgtgttttttgtccttttgtgttaaagtgaaaaaaataataggcagatgatatagatgaagttgtgctgaaaaaaaagacaccaaacatgggtatagtaaacatttgtttatatagtatataaaggcaaaatcaaaaggactgaaaaacagacaaaataggctcagaccactaagggttaatatttgaatgtttctgcaacagaaggtacattgtgccaattattttatttatttatttttaaatacaacttaattaaattatttcagtgtgtattagtactttttgaacattttgagcacagtttcaacaataccacgataataatgataactgtgataattttggtcacaataaccgtgatatgaaattttcatatcgttacatccctagttggatccaaatgtgttgaagactgcagtgcacagatTGTTTGTAGATATCATTGGACtgggttgttgttgtttacatccatagatatttttatagttttatactgttaacgttgttgttatttctatatagacatttttctatatccttttacttttctactttttgtggttgttgtttcatctggttctggaataaaggacaagttgtttgtcattttcacacacacgtctgtttcacattttcactattttttttctccacctgTACAAATAATCGTTTATTCGAACTGAAGAAATACTCGATTGATTAATtgatgacaaaaactagaaaagcactcggagagcgcagacctccaccaaggcagatcagccccccccccatcaccaccaaaatttaatcatttgttccttgtgccagtatcaacatttcctgcaactttcacccaaatctgtccagaactttctgagttatcttgctaaccgacaaaccccgatgaaaacataaccataaCAATCAAAGCTGCAGCTCTACAACAACTATGTGATTATCTGCATGTTGTAGATGAAAACTGTTCAACTGGCTGCTTCATGTTTGACAATCCGTTATCTTTTCCCATCCATCCCGTCACGTAGAGTTGCACTTTTAACAGTTTTACTCCAACTCTTTGTCATGAAATTTGTATTAAAAAGTCAGTGTTAGTGTCTGTAATCAGACGTGTTCAGTCACCTGTCCTTCAGCCACATTCTGTCCAAGCTCATGCCTTTTCTGACGAGTTAAACTGTTTTATCTGTTCTGTTCAGATTCACTGGACTTGCACAGATTCAGCATTTTTTCATAAACCACTTCTTCAATTGGTTGATTTGTTTGTCACAGAAACAGGCTGCAGGCTTTTGCTCTGTGACCTTTGGAAGATTTAAGAGGCTTCAGGGCTTTGAGTTCTCATGGGAAAGGATTGTACGAAGGTGAGAAAAAGCTGAAAAACAGGCAGGTTTTTTCTCAGGTTGTAAAATCAGTATTAAAACTCAAACTGTGTCAGATCCACTTAATTCTGCTCAAGTGTCATGTGACTCTCAGTCATGTGGACGTTCCTGAACTACTGCTGTCTCACACTGACCACTTCCATCTCACCCTCTTTCTGACTGTTTTCAGAATTAGTGGGTGCAGTTAGACTCAGAATGGGGTTAAAGTTACACTTCAATATTACAACCTATGTCAGGGCTGTcatactcatgttctttcaggggctgGACCGgtaagataataacataataccctATATATGATATGACATATGACAACTcccaaaaaattttgaaaaatgtattagattatttaaatatttacatttacaaactatccaactGAGAAAGATGTGAAggactgaaatttctttagaaaaataagtgcaattttaacactatcatGCCTCAATTAATCATTTTTACACATGGGTTaaggatcggatctacaaaggcacaaaacatttaggaacaggcagaatattgttaaaattgcatttaattttctttagacatttcaggttgttcatatttgttcaggttttattgttaaaggatagtttgttaatgtaaatattttcataatgtagtattattttcttcacattaaaccaagaacaaaaGAGTCAgaagagtcattatttataggttactgtgctgttattttacttgagatcacattggtctgtatgtggaacctgaactaaaatgagttggacacccctgactgttcatatctacagtgtaattttacactttgtagattcaTCCCgctgtttgacacccttgacctaCGCACTTAAAACAACCAACCAGGAAGAACTatactaatgccgcgtttccacaacgtggaaccggctcgacttgactcagcttgactcgactcggataccagatactattcctggagattgTTTCCATTGTAGgacactacagactttacagtacctggacgtcatagcaatgtggcgcgttacttctgtgtcgtctgctcagagtcactgataaactcactcgttgcgtgttatctcgtcaaactcatgctgaaatTTTACATCCGCCacaaaagactgaatctcctgactgaatggtgtagttttacaggctgtcatcatgtgaattaacctaccgctacatttactgtaaacttctgcatctgtttttttgtaaaacggcgggtcacagagacgactctctgaccaatcagtgttctgcagtgtttacacatcacattttagtatctggtccccagtcctggaacttcgacggaggtgataccaaaaaactagtaccaggcactagattccaggtcctttttcgtaatggaaacgcaaaaaggctgagtggagtcgagtcaagccgagccagtaccatgtagtggaaatgcagcataagaaAGCCTGCCTTTGATACTGGTACGTAATCCAATAAAAAAACTGCACCAATATTTGTATGGAACTCAGTATGAACTCTGTATTGGAGGCAGCCAGTGATGACAGAAGACATCTGTGCTCATTTTCATCTGACAGCATTAACGTGCCCATTCTCACTGAGCTCTCCAATAATCTGCTATCTTGGACAAAGATTTGCTGCATTTCTAAGAACAGAAACAGAGCCATCCTTCCCACTTCTGTGAAAAGCACATGTGCCTCCAGCATCGTTCCTCCTCCTGTGAAGACAAGGCAGCTGAACCCTGCAGCACACTCACCGAGTAGGAGGATATAAATTCTTTGGGCGGAGTCTCCATCTGAATCTGATCCGGCTGGCCCGTCTCCTTGTTATCGTACTCGTCATCATATCTGACGTCATACATCAGGTCGGGGTCCATGCGGAGGGGAGTTTCAGGAAGCTTCCCCGGTGCTGCAATCTCCTCCTGGGTGGTCTCGCTGTGCTTCAGAGGGTACTGACTGGTGGTGTGGGACATCACCTGCTCCTCTGCTGGTTACAAACATGCAGGAGGAACAGAAGACATTCACTGGTTTTCTATGCCACAAGCAGATGAGCGTACTGAGAATCCTGAGAATCATAGTGAAAAAATATGAGGAGGATCATCAGACACATAGATGTTGTCTTTTACCTTTTCTTGGATTTGGTGGATCTGTGACGACCACATCGTTTTCACGGGGCACCCTGAAGATCTCACTGTGCCCGATGGGGTATATATTAGTGAACTGTGCGAGCTTCTggaaatctggactcatcagtaGTTTCACCTCACACATGTCAGGCTGCTGCACCTGAATGATACAAAACAACATCCTTATTTCTGTGAAATTATTCCAAAACCCTTCAACTGATGCAACAATACAAAAAAGGAAAATGGAACAAAAGGGTAGACCAGTTGGAGTCTGCTGTTCTGTTCCTGTTCCCTTCTGCTTGATTTGTTTCAAACTCACTCTCAGCTGAAACTGAacacatatcctgacattcagtcACATTTACCTCTTTGCCCTCCATCTCTATAACTTCACTGAACACCTGCAGAGCCACCACCTCCTCGGAGTCGCTGTACAGGCGGTTCTGGCTCACCATGACCCGGGTAACAGTGGATACCACGTCTCCAGACTCAAACTCACTGCTGCCATTAGTGCTTTCCACTGAAGACAATTAGAGTTTAGATTAGAAATTCATC
It contains:
- the LOC115414931 gene encoding glycoprotein integral membrane protein 1-like isoform X2, translated to MATVKLSQNELKMTGPAVYVLCLLFAPVTFTESSSRQMNTENILINVTAATLADTQLQDSNNLQINLNISVGDEQVLVNDIPVELSGVTRFNCQALLLESTNGSSEFESGDVVSTVTRVMVSQNRLYSDSEEVVALQVFSEVIEMEGKEVQQPDMCEVKLLMSPDFQKLAQFTNIYPIGHSEIFRVPRENDVVVTDPPNPRKEEQVMSHTTSQYPLKHSETTQEEIAAPGKLPETPLRMDPDLMYDVRYDDEYDNKETGQPDQIQMETPPKEFISSYSAMCQWVEQVRDRLRHFCSESLPLFFLVMWVVVIGVVGSAVIVKILDLFFPTCEHKHIFHINPVTLLPEEEKHTLLENIEVEAEEEEKKP
- the LOC115414931 gene encoding glycoprotein integral membrane protein 1-like isoform X1; the protein is MATVKLSQNELKMTGPAVYVLCLLFAPVTFTESSSRQMNTENILINVTAATLADTQLQDSNNLQINLNISVGDEQVLVNDIPVELSGVTRFNCQALLLESTNGSSEFESGDVVSTVTRVMVSQNRLYSDSEEVVALQVFSEVIEMEGKEVQQPDMCEVKLLMSPDFQKLAQFTNIYPIGHSEIFRVPRENDVVVTDPPNPRKAEEQVMSHTTSQYPLKHSETTQEEIAAPGKLPETPLRMDPDLMYDVRYDDEYDNKETGQPDQIQMETPPKEFISSYSAMCQWVEQVRDRLRHFCSESLPLFFLVMWVVVIGVVGSAVIVKILDLFFPTCEHKHIFHINPVTLLPEEEKHTLLENIEVEAEEEEKKP